One window of Cellulomonas shaoxiangyii genomic DNA carries:
- the smpB gene encoding SsrA-binding protein SmpB → MAKATTGRTMVAANRKARHDYLIEDVFEAGMVLSGTEVKALRAGRASLIDGWVEIEGHEAWLHGVHIPEYSQGTWTNHAPRRKRKLLLHRDEIDRLESKTREKGQTVVPLALYFLDGRAKIEIALARGKREYDKRQTLRERQDNLEAQRAIREKRDR, encoded by the coding sequence GTGGCCAAGGCGACGACCGGACGCACCATGGTCGCCGCCAACCGCAAGGCGCGGCACGACTACCTGATCGAGGACGTCTTCGAGGCCGGCATGGTCCTGTCCGGCACCGAGGTGAAGGCCCTGCGTGCCGGGCGCGCCTCGCTCATCGACGGCTGGGTGGAGATCGAGGGGCACGAGGCCTGGCTGCACGGCGTGCACATCCCCGAGTACTCGCAGGGCACGTGGACGAACCACGCGCCGCGGCGCAAGCGCAAGCTGCTGCTGCACCGCGACGAGATCGACCGGCTCGAGTCCAAGACGCGCGAGAAGGGGCAGACGGTCGTGCCGCTCGCCCTGTACTTCCTCGACGGGCGCGCGAAGATCGAGATCGCCCTCGCCCGCGGCAAGCGCGAGTACGACAAGCGCCAGACGCTGCGCGAGCGGCAGGACAACCTCGAGGCGCAGCGCGCGATCCGGGAGAAGCGCGACCGGTGA
- a CDS encoding M23 family metallopeptidase, whose amino-acid sequence MRRRTDRTARTAGTGIGGRLAALRARGRGGPLVAALAALAVAVPTLLGVAGPAVADDLSNRRAAAEQRASAAEQRAADLAEAMDELDGALRAAVEELAAVEAQLPQAQAALDAAVAAAQAAQREADLQAARLAAAEDEEAAIAEQIVVDDAREVEIRAAIGQMAREAYKGGRDVSGMSVMLDAESSQDFVERYGMVSTAMRTQSQVLDELQEIVAKNKNAQARQTAVRDKVSEIKAAADQKLAEAQQAQAAAEVAKAEVERLLAEQQAKKAVIESQKAEAAAQAAAVDAERQAVASELAQIVEQQRAERARVEAERAAAAAAAAAAGRPSTGGGGGGGGGGGGTSPQPGGAKPGAMFANPTAHSPLYVTSEYGMRLHPVLGYHRMHAGIDLRDRCGEPVYAGRSGSVQWARYRSGYGNQVMIDHGWVNGSSLMSSYNHMSSFVVGAGSNVSAGQLLGYAGNTGTSAACHLHFEVYVNGAAQNPRPYLGL is encoded by the coding sequence ATGCGACGACGCACCGACCGCACCGCCCGCACGGCCGGCACCGGCATCGGCGGCCGCCTCGCCGCCCTGCGCGCACGCGGCCGCGGCGGTCCGCTCGTCGCCGCGCTCGCGGCCCTCGCCGTGGCCGTGCCGACGTTGCTCGGCGTCGCGGGGCCAGCGGTCGCCGACGACCTGTCGAACCGCCGCGCGGCCGCCGAGCAGCGCGCGTCCGCGGCGGAGCAGCGTGCCGCGGACCTCGCCGAGGCGATGGACGAGCTCGACGGCGCGCTGCGGGCGGCCGTCGAGGAGCTGGCCGCGGTGGAGGCGCAGCTGCCGCAGGCCCAGGCCGCGCTCGACGCGGCCGTGGCCGCGGCGCAGGCGGCGCAGCGCGAGGCCGACCTGCAGGCGGCCCGCCTCGCCGCGGCGGAGGACGAGGAGGCGGCGATCGCGGAGCAGATCGTCGTCGACGACGCCCGCGAGGTCGAGATCCGTGCCGCCATCGGTCAGATGGCACGTGAGGCGTACAAGGGCGGCCGCGACGTGTCGGGCATGAGCGTCATGCTCGACGCCGAGAGCTCGCAGGACTTCGTCGAGCGCTACGGCATGGTCTCCACCGCCATGCGCACGCAGTCGCAGGTGCTCGACGAGCTGCAGGAGATCGTCGCCAAGAACAAGAACGCGCAGGCCCGGCAGACGGCCGTGCGCGACAAGGTCTCCGAGATCAAGGCGGCGGCCGACCAGAAGCTCGCCGAGGCGCAGCAGGCGCAGGCCGCGGCCGAGGTGGCGAAGGCGGAGGTCGAGCGGCTGCTCGCCGAGCAGCAGGCCAAGAAGGCCGTCATCGAGTCGCAGAAGGCGGAGGCCGCCGCGCAGGCGGCGGCCGTCGACGCCGAGCGGCAGGCGGTGGCGTCCGAGCTCGCGCAGATCGTCGAGCAGCAGCGGGCCGAGCGTGCCCGGGTCGAGGCCGAGCGCGCCGCGGCGGCGGCCGCCGCCGCGGCCGCCGGCCGGCCCAGCACGGGCGGCGGCGGTGGAGGTGGCGGCGGAGGCGGCGGCACCAGCCCCCAGCCGGGCGGTGCGAAGCCGGGCGCGATGTTCGCCAACCCCACCGCGCACAGCCCGCTCTACGTGACGTCCGAGTACGGGATGCGCCTGCACCCGGTGCTCGGCTACCACCGCATGCACGCCGGCATCGACCTGCGCGACCGCTGCGGCGAGCCCGTGTACGCGGGGCGCTCGGGCAGCGTGCAGTGGGCCCGCTACCGCAGCGGGTACGGCAACCAGGTCATGATCGACCACGGCTGGGTCAACGGCTCGTCCCTCATGTCGAGCTACAACCACATGTCGTCGTTCGTCGTGGGCGCCGGGTCGAACGTCTCCGCGGGGCAGCTGCTCGGCTACGCGGGGAACACGGGGACGTCCGCCGCGTGCCACCTCCACTTCGAGGTGTACGTCAACGGAGCGGCGCAGAACCCGCGGCCCTACCTCGGGCTCTGA
- the ftsX gene encoding permease-like cell division protein FtsX: MRAQFILSEIGIGLRRNLSMTISVVLVTFVCLTFLGAAALLQTQIGKMKDDWYDKVEVSVFLCPANSAERTCAAGEVTEEQRQDILGALEAPEVAPYIEEVFTETKEAAYESFQRQFGDQFWASAATVDDMNASYRIKLTDPEQYQVVADVVSGRPGVEDVEDQRRLFDNLFLVLDRATWAAGGIAAIMLLAAVLLITTTIRLSALSRRRETGIMRLVGASTLFIQLPFMLEGALAALVGGALSVAALWFGVEYLVTDWLGQTVTWVPYVSTADVLGIAPLLLVVAVVLAAISSLVTLSRYTKV, from the coding sequence GTGCGCGCCCAGTTCATCCTGTCCGAGATCGGCATCGGCCTGCGCCGGAACCTCTCGATGACCATCTCCGTCGTGCTCGTCACGTTCGTCTGCCTCACCTTCCTCGGCGCCGCTGCCCTGCTGCAGACGCAGATCGGGAAGATGAAGGACGACTGGTACGACAAGGTCGAGGTGTCCGTCTTCCTCTGCCCCGCGAACTCCGCCGAGCGCACGTGCGCCGCGGGCGAGGTGACCGAGGAGCAGCGCCAGGACATCCTCGGCGCGCTCGAGGCGCCGGAGGTCGCGCCGTACATCGAGGAGGTCTTCACCGAGACCAAGGAGGCGGCCTACGAGTCGTTCCAGCGGCAGTTCGGCGACCAGTTCTGGGCGTCGGCCGCGACGGTGGACGACATGAACGCCTCGTACCGCATCAAGCTCACCGACCCCGAGCAGTACCAGGTGGTCGCGGACGTGGTCTCCGGCCGGCCCGGCGTCGAGGACGTCGAGGACCAGCGCCGCCTGTTCGACAACCTCTTCCTCGTGCTCGACCGCGCGACGTGGGCCGCGGGCGGCATCGCCGCGATCATGCTGCTCGCGGCGGTCCTGCTCATCACGACCACGATCCGGCTGTCGGCGCTGAGCCGGCGCCGCGAGACCGGCATCATGCGGCTCGTGGGTGCGTCGACCCTGTTCATCCAGCTGCCGTTCATGCTGGAGGGGGCACTCGCGGCGCTCGTCGGTGGTGCGCTGTCCGTCGCCGCGCTGTGGTTCGGCGTCGAGTACCTCGTGACGGACTGGCTGGGCCAGACCGTGACGTGGGTGCCGTACGTCAGCACCGCGGACGTGCTCGGCATCGCGCCGCTCCTGCTCGTGGTGGCCGTCGTGCTCGCCGCGATCTCGTCCCTCGTCACCCTGAGCCGCTACACGAAGGTCTGA
- the ftsE gene encoding cell division ATP-binding protein FtsE, whose translation MIRFENVTKVYARGARPALDRVSLDVERGEFVFLVGASGSGKSTFLRLVMREERASAGRVFVAGKELGSLSSWKVPHLRRQIGAVFQDFRLLPNKSVFENVAFALQVIGKPRHHILTTVPDVLDMVGLAGKEKRRPHELSGGEQQRVAIARAFVNRPSILLADEPTGNLDPTTSLGIMRLLDRINRTGTTVVMATHDDEIVDQMRKRVVELSTGEMVRDQSRGVYGSDR comes from the coding sequence GTGATCCGCTTCGAGAACGTGACGAAGGTCTACGCCCGGGGCGCCCGCCCCGCGCTCGACCGCGTGTCGCTCGACGTCGAGCGGGGCGAGTTCGTGTTCCTCGTGGGTGCGTCCGGCTCCGGCAAGTCGACGTTCCTGCGGCTCGTGATGCGCGAGGAGCGGGCGTCCGCCGGGCGGGTGTTCGTCGCCGGCAAGGAGCTCGGCTCGCTGTCGAGCTGGAAGGTCCCGCACCTGCGCCGCCAGATCGGCGCGGTGTTCCAGGACTTCCGCCTGCTCCCGAACAAGTCGGTGTTCGAGAACGTCGCCTTCGCGCTGCAGGTGATCGGCAAGCCGCGGCACCACATCCTCACCACGGTGCCCGACGTGCTCGACATGGTCGGCCTCGCCGGCAAGGAGAAGCGCCGCCCGCACGAGCTGTCCGGCGGTGAGCAGCAGCGCGTCGCGATCGCGCGCGCGTTCGTCAACCGGCCGTCGATCCTGCTGGCCGACGAGCCCACCGGCAACCTCGACCCGACGACCTCCCTGGGGATCATGCGCCTGCTCGACCGCATCAACCGCACCGGCACCACGGTCGTGATGGCGACGCACGACGACGAGATCGTCGACCAGATGCGCAAGCGCGTGGTCGAGCTGAGCACGGGCGAGATGGTGCGCGACCAGTCGCGCGGCGTCTACGGCTCGGACCGCTAG
- the prfB gene encoding peptide chain release factor 2, producing the protein MATTDFPAELRDLRTTLDSIQSVSDPATLRAKIAELSEQASAPDLWDDPDAAQKVTSALSSSQAELDRVNRLRSRIDDLETLVQMAAEEDDADTLAEAEAELVGIRKDMGELEVRTLLAGKYDQRDAVVTIRAGAGGVDAADFAEMLMRMYLRWAERHGYATSVLDTSYAEEAGLKSATFEVKAPYAFGHLSVEAGTHRLVRISPFDNQGRRQTSFAAVEVIPLIEQTDSIEIPESEIKVDVFRSSGPGGQSVNTTDSAVRMTHIPTGIVVSMQNEKSQIQNRAAALRVLQSRLLLQRQEEERATKKEMAGDIKASWGDQMRSYVLQPYQMVKDLRTEHEVGNPAAVFDGDIDDFIEAGVRWRRGQQVAPADA; encoded by the coding sequence GTGGCCACCACCGACTTCCCCGCCGAGCTCCGTGACCTGCGCACCACGCTGGACTCCATCCAGTCGGTGAGCGACCCGGCCACGCTCCGGGCGAAGATCGCCGAGCTCTCCGAGCAGGCGTCCGCCCCGGACCTGTGGGACGACCCCGACGCGGCGCAGAAGGTCACCAGCGCCCTGTCGTCCTCGCAGGCCGAGCTGGACCGGGTCAACCGCCTGCGCTCGCGCATCGACGACCTCGAGACTCTCGTCCAGATGGCCGCCGAGGAGGACGACGCCGACACGCTCGCGGAGGCGGAGGCCGAGCTCGTCGGCATCCGCAAGGACATGGGCGAGCTCGAGGTGCGCACGCTGCTGGCCGGCAAGTACGACCAGCGCGACGCCGTCGTCACCATCCGCGCCGGCGCCGGGGGCGTCGACGCCGCCGACTTCGCCGAGATGCTCATGCGCATGTACCTGCGCTGGGCCGAGCGGCACGGCTACGCGACGTCCGTGCTCGACACCTCCTACGCGGAGGAGGCCGGCCTGAAGTCCGCGACCTTCGAGGTCAAGGCGCCGTACGCGTTCGGGCACCTGTCCGTCGAGGCCGGGACCCACCGCCTCGTGCGCATCTCGCCGTTCGACAACCAGGGCCGCCGGCAGACGTCGTTCGCCGCGGTCGAGGTCATCCCGCTGATCGAGCAGACCGACTCCATCGAGATCCCGGAGTCGGAGATCAAGGTCGACGTCTTCCGGTCGTCGGGCCCCGGCGGGCAGTCCGTCAACACGACCGACTCCGCGGTCCGCATGACGCACATCCCCACCGGCATCGTCGTGTCCATGCAGAACGAGAAGTCGCAGATCCAGAACCGCGCCGCCGCACTGCGCGTCCTGCAGTCCCGCCTGCTCCTGCAGCGCCAGGAGGAGGAGCGCGCCACGAAGAAGGAGATGGCCGGCGACATCAAGGCGAGCTGGGGCGACCAGATGCGCTCCTACGTCCTGCAGCCGTACCAGATGGTCAAGGACCTGCGCACCGAGCACGAGGTCGGCAACCCGGCCGCCGTGTTCGACGGGGACATCGACGACTTCATCGAGGCCGGCGTCCGCTGGCGCCGCGGTCAGCAGGTCGCACCCGCCGACGCGTGA
- a CDS encoding LacI family DNA-binding transcriptional regulator, whose translation MTLQTVADRVGVSRMTVSNAFSRPDQLSPALREKILAAAAALGYVGPDPAARALARRSSGAVGVVLTDSLGEAFLDPVAAAFFGSLAESLAPTGLAVSLIPAENVGGHVPARDLPLDAAVIYACAGDTEAVEWLHKRRLPLVFVDQEPLPGSAGVLLDDRAGGRLAVEHLLALGHRDVAVLTMNSDRTGPGWAPDPRAPGSNHVSHERVAGALDALEAAGLAGRVYEVVDNHDELIVPGVADLVASPDRPTAVVCFSDLMAAHLVRAAQAAGLTVPDDLSVVGFDDSVHAQTVRPALTTVRQDFASKGRLAAKALTEAVARAREASDDAAEERTPPIERIPVDLVLRDSTAPPRPRG comes from the coding sequence GTGACGCTGCAGACCGTGGCCGACCGGGTCGGCGTGAGCCGCATGACCGTGTCGAACGCGTTCTCGCGGCCGGACCAGCTCTCGCCGGCGCTGCGCGAGAAGATCCTGGCGGCGGCGGCCGCGCTCGGGTACGTGGGGCCCGACCCCGCGGCCCGGGCGCTGGCCCGCCGCAGCTCGGGTGCCGTGGGGGTCGTGCTCACGGACTCCCTGGGCGAGGCGTTCCTCGACCCGGTCGCGGCGGCGTTCTTCGGCTCGCTCGCCGAGTCGCTGGCACCCACCGGCCTGGCGGTCTCGCTCATCCCGGCGGAGAACGTCGGCGGCCACGTCCCGGCGCGGGACCTGCCGTTGGACGCGGCGGTGATCTACGCGTGCGCGGGCGACACCGAGGCGGTCGAGTGGCTGCACAAGCGGCGCCTCCCCCTGGTGTTCGTCGACCAGGAGCCGCTGCCCGGCAGTGCGGGCGTGCTCCTCGACGACCGTGCGGGCGGCCGGCTCGCCGTCGAGCACCTGCTCGCGCTCGGCCACCGCGACGTCGCCGTGCTGACGATGAACAGCGACCGCACGGGTCCCGGCTGGGCCCCGGACCCGCGCGCACCCGGCTCCAACCACGTCTCGCACGAGCGCGTGGCCGGCGCCCTCGACGCGCTCGAGGCCGCAGGGCTGGCGGGCCGTGTGTACGAGGTCGTCGACAACCACGACGAGCTGATCGTCCCGGGCGTCGCGGACCTCGTGGCGAGCCCCGACCGGCCGACGGCGGTCGTCTGCTTCTCCGACCTCATGGCGGCGCACCTGGTGCGCGCCGCGCAGGCGGCCGGGCTCACGGTGCCTGACGACCTCTCGGTGGTCGGCTTCGACGACAGCGTGCACGCACAGACGGTGCGCCCCGCCCTGACGACGGTCCGCCAGGACTTCGCCTCGAAGGGACGGCTGGCGGCGAAGGCGCTCACCGAGGCGGTCGCCCGCGCACGGGAGGCCTCCGACGACGCGGCCGAGGAGCGCACCCCGCCGATCGAGCGGATCCCGGTCGACCTGGTCCTGCGGGACAGCACCGCTCCCCCGCGTCCGCGGGGCTGA
- a CDS encoding pilus assembly protein TadG-related protein gives MTSGREGRRGTVPRRRRASGDDGQVTVLALGLAVLALLLVTVTVSATGVHLDRKRLLALADLAALAAADEVADDRYFAGAAARGPAGVPLTDASVRSAVEDYLAAHPEEAARWDGVAVLGASTPDGRSVVVRLGAVTRPALPTWLLAPWSDGIALEAESVARAS, from the coding sequence GTGACGTCCGGGCGCGAGGGGCGCCGCGGCACGGTGCCGCGGCGCCGTCGGGCGTCGGGCGACGACGGGCAGGTCACGGTGCTCGCCCTCGGGCTGGCGGTGCTGGCACTGCTCCTCGTCACGGTCACGGTGTCCGCCACGGGCGTGCACCTCGACCGCAAGCGGCTGCTCGCGCTCGCCGACCTGGCCGCGCTCGCGGCCGCCGACGAGGTCGCCGACGACCGGTACTTCGCCGGCGCCGCCGCGCGCGGACCCGCCGGCGTGCCCCTCACCGACGCGAGCGTGCGGTCCGCCGTCGAGGACTACCTCGCCGCGCACCCCGAGGAGGCGGCGCGGTGGGACGGGGTGGCCGTACTCGGGGCGTCGACGCCCGACGGCCGGTCCGTCGTCGTGCGGCTCGGGGCGGTGACCCGGCCCGCCCTGCCGACGTGGCTGCTGGCACCGTGGTCGGACGGGATCGCGCTCGAGGCGGAGTCGGTCGCGCGGGCCTCGTGA
- a CDS encoding pilus assembly protein: MRSVRRAVARARAAVRRRVQAGASDAGSALVEFLGVALVLLVPVVYLVLVLGRLQAATFAAEGAAREAARVYVAAPDASTGEARAVTAVGVALRDQDFDDDASAALAVGCSAASCLQPGAEVTATVQVRVPLPFVPAFVRDVVPLEVPVRAERTAAVDAYRVVAP, translated from the coding sequence GTGAGGTCGGTCCGGCGCGCGGTCGCCCGGGCACGGGCAGCCGTGCGCCGACGCGTGCAGGCGGGTGCGTCCGACGCCGGGAGCGCGCTCGTCGAGTTCCTCGGCGTCGCGCTCGTCCTCCTGGTCCCCGTCGTGTACCTCGTGCTCGTGCTCGGCCGGTTGCAGGCGGCGACGTTCGCGGCCGAGGGGGCGGCGCGCGAGGCGGCGCGCGTCTACGTGGCCGCCCCCGACGCGTCGACGGGGGAGGCGCGGGCCGTGACGGCCGTCGGCGTCGCGCTGCGCGACCAGGACTTCGACGACGACGCGTCGGCCGCGCTCGCCGTGGGCTGCTCCGCCGCCTCGTGCCTGCAGCCCGGCGCCGAGGTCACCGCGACGGTGCAGGTGCGGGTCCCGTTGCCGTTCGTGCCCGCGTTCGTCCGCGACGTCGTGCCGCTCGAGGTGCCGGTGCGCGCCGAGCGCACAGCCGCGGTGGACGCGTACCGCGTGGTCGCGCCGTGA
- a CDS encoding TadE/TadG family type IV pilus assembly protein produces MDFVLVGGLVVVLFMAVLQLAIVQHVRATCIDAAAEGARYGAHLGREPGDAAARTVALLRASLSDAYARDVSAHRVDADGLALVRVTVRAPLPLVGLLGPAGTLEVDGHAPVEAP; encoded by the coding sequence GTGGACTTCGTCCTCGTGGGCGGGCTCGTCGTCGTCCTGTTCATGGCGGTGCTGCAGCTGGCGATCGTCCAGCACGTCCGCGCCACCTGCATCGACGCCGCCGCCGAGGGGGCGAGGTACGGGGCACACCTCGGTCGGGAGCCGGGCGACGCGGCGGCACGGACCGTCGCGCTCCTGCGTGCGTCCCTGTCGGACGCGTACGCGCGGGACGTCAGTGCGCACCGCGTGGACGCGGACGGCCTCGCCCTCGTGCGCGTGACCGTCCGGGCGCCGCTCCCGCTCGTCGGGCTGCTGGGGCCCGCGGGCACCCTCGAGGTCGACGGGCACGCGCCCGTCGAGGCGCCGTGA
- a CDS encoding type II secretion system F family protein has translation MSPAVLGALVGLVGGTGLALVVWRLGSRRTTLDQRVAPYLRVRGTSALLRAPAARGPWGTLDRLVAPFLGDAVRLLARIGSPAAQLRGRLERAGRRESVEQFRAQQVVWGALGLAVGLVLALALAASRGGAAPALLALVLVVGFTGVLVPDWLLGRQVRRREERMLAQMPTVTELLALAVSAGEGAVGALERVVRQTRGELTDELARTLAEARAGAPLTTALHGLADRTGMPALARFAEGVAVAVERGSPLADVLRAQAQDVREEGRRALMQTGGRKEVLMMIPVVFLILPVTVLFAVFPSVVVLRVGL, from the coding sequence GTGAGCCCCGCGGTGCTCGGGGCGCTCGTCGGCCTCGTCGGCGGGACGGGGCTCGCCCTCGTGGTGTGGCGCCTCGGCTCGCGCCGGACCACGCTCGACCAGCGGGTCGCCCCGTATCTGCGGGTGCGCGGCACCTCCGCGCTGCTGCGCGCGCCGGCCGCACGCGGGCCGTGGGGGACGCTCGACCGGCTCGTCGCCCCGTTCCTCGGCGACGCCGTGCGTCTGCTGGCGCGCATCGGGTCCCCCGCGGCGCAGCTGCGCGGTCGCCTCGAGCGCGCGGGACGACGCGAGAGCGTGGAGCAGTTCCGCGCGCAGCAGGTCGTGTGGGGCGCGCTCGGGCTCGCGGTCGGTCTGGTGCTCGCCCTGGCGCTCGCGGCGAGCCGCGGCGGTGCGGCGCCGGCGCTGCTGGCGCTCGTGCTCGTCGTCGGCTTCACGGGTGTGCTCGTGCCCGACTGGCTGCTCGGCCGCCAGGTGCGGCGACGCGAGGAGCGGATGCTCGCGCAGATGCCGACCGTCACCGAGCTGCTCGCGCTCGCGGTGAGCGCCGGCGAGGGCGCTGTCGGTGCGCTCGAGCGGGTCGTGCGGCAGACGCGCGGGGAGCTCACCGACGAGCTGGCGCGCACGCTCGCGGAGGCGCGCGCCGGCGCACCGCTCACGACGGCGCTGCACGGTCTCGCCGACCGCACGGGGATGCCCGCGCTCGCCCGCTTCGCGGAGGGCGTCGCGGTCGCGGTCGAGCGGGGGTCCCCGCTGGCCGACGTGCTGCGCGCCCAGGCGCAGGACGTGCGCGAGGAGGGGCGGCGCGCGCTCATGCAGACCGGTGGGCGCAAGGAGGTGCTCATGATGATCCCGGTGGTGTTCCTCATCCTCCCGGTGACCGTCCTGTTCGCCGTCTTCCCCAGCGTGGTGGTCCTGCGGGTCGGTCTGTGA
- a CDS encoding type II secretion system F family protein translates to MGVVAGLLLGAGLASVWWSFWPVRDRGGDRAVAWSQTVRDTLTQAEVTGVTPGGLVAVSVLVGLLVGAVALLVVPVPAVAACFGAFGAAAPWALVRGRARRRLASTRALWPDVVDHLASGVRAGLSLPEAVAQVGDRGPAELRAPFRAFAEDYRATGRFADSLDALKERLADPVADRVVAALRLTRDVGGTDLGRLLRTLSSFLRDDLRTRGEIEARQSWTVYAARLAVAAPWAVLAMLATRPEALRAYDSTAGALVLLAGGVATVVAYRLMLRVARLPDDPRVLR, encoded by the coding sequence GTGGGCGTCGTCGCGGGACTGCTGCTCGGGGCCGGCCTCGCGTCGGTGTGGTGGTCGTTCTGGCCGGTCCGGGACCGCGGCGGCGACCGGGCGGTGGCGTGGTCGCAGACCGTCCGCGACACGCTGACGCAGGCGGAGGTCACCGGTGTGACCCCGGGCGGGCTCGTGGCGGTCAGCGTCCTCGTCGGGCTGCTGGTCGGCGCCGTCGCCCTGCTCGTGGTGCCGGTGCCGGCCGTCGCCGCGTGCTTCGGCGCCTTCGGCGCCGCCGCGCCGTGGGCGCTCGTGCGCGGCCGCGCACGACGACGTCTCGCGAGCACGCGGGCGCTGTGGCCGGACGTCGTCGACCACCTCGCCTCGGGCGTGCGCGCCGGGCTCTCGCTGCCGGAGGCCGTCGCGCAGGTGGGCGACCGCGGCCCCGCCGAGCTCCGGGCGCCGTTCCGGGCGTTCGCCGAGGACTACCGCGCGACCGGCCGCTTCGCGGACAGCCTCGACGCGTTGAAGGAGCGGCTCGCCGACCCCGTGGCGGATCGCGTGGTGGCGGCGCTGCGGCTCACGCGTGACGTCGGCGGGACGGACCTCGGGCGGCTCCTGCGCACCCTGTCCTCGTTCCTCCGCGACGACCTGCGGACCCGCGGCGAGATCGAGGCGCGGCAGAGCTGGACCGTGTACGCCGCGCGGCTCGCGGTCGCCGCTCCGTGGGCGGTGCTCGCGATGCTGGCGACCCGCCCCGAGGCGCTGCGGGCGTACGACTCCACGGCCGGCGCTCTCGTGCTGCTCGCCGGCGGCGTCGCCACCGTGGTGGCGTACCGGCTGATGCTCCGCGTCGCGCGGCTGCCCGACGACCCGAGGGTGCTGCGGTGA
- a CDS encoding CpaF family protein, giving the protein MDGVAILEGEVRELIRRRGVDPVRDRAGVHQLVQAVMADYDERSLLGAVPRLPDAAAAHKAVLDAVAGLGPLQRYLDDDEVEEIWINNPSQVFVARRGEPELTTTILTEEQVHDLVERMLKVSGRRLDLSSPFVDASLPGGERLHAVIPDVTRRHWSVNIRKYVVRATSLDDVVGLGSLTPQAAAFLRAAVRAGLNVLVSGATQAGKTTMLNALAGAIPPRERVITCEEVFELRPAVRDWVAMQCRQPNLEGTGEIPLRRLVKEALRMRPDRILVGEVREAEALDLLIALNAGVPAMCTIHASSAREALVKLCTLPLLAGENITDRFVLPTVASAVDLVVHLELDRHGRRRTREVVAVPGRVEAGVVETADVFTTRDGVLVRADGFPPHVERFARAGVDVVALLRKG; this is encoded by the coding sequence ATGGACGGGGTGGCGATCCTCGAGGGCGAGGTGCGCGAGCTGATCCGCCGGCGTGGCGTCGACCCCGTGCGGGACCGCGCCGGCGTGCACCAGCTCGTGCAGGCGGTGATGGCCGACTACGACGAACGGTCGCTGCTCGGCGCCGTGCCGCGGCTGCCCGACGCCGCCGCCGCGCACAAGGCCGTGCTCGACGCGGTCGCGGGACTCGGGCCGCTGCAGCGGTACCTCGACGACGACGAGGTCGAGGAGATCTGGATCAACAACCCCTCGCAGGTGTTCGTCGCCCGCCGCGGCGAGCCGGAGCTGACGACGACGATCCTCACCGAGGAGCAGGTGCACGACCTCGTCGAGCGGATGCTCAAGGTCTCGGGCCGGCGCCTCGACCTGTCCTCACCGTTCGTCGACGCGTCGCTGCCCGGCGGGGAGCGGCTGCACGCCGTGATCCCCGACGTGACCCGGCGGCACTGGAGCGTCAACATCCGCAAGTACGTCGTGCGGGCGACCAGCCTCGACGACGTCGTGGGGCTCGGCTCGCTGACGCCGCAGGCAGCGGCCTTCCTCCGGGCGGCGGTACGGGCGGGGCTGAACGTGCTGGTGTCGGGGGCGACCCAGGCCGGCAAGACGACGATGCTCAACGCGCTGGCGGGGGCGATCCCGCCGCGCGAGCGCGTGATCACCTGCGAGGAGGTCTTCGAGCTGCGGCCGGCCGTGCGCGACTGGGTCGCCATGCAGTGCCGGCAGCCGAATCTCGAGGGCACGGGCGAGATCCCCCTGCGCCGCCTCGTGAAGGAGGCGCTGCGCATGCGCCCGGACCGCATCCTCGTCGGCGAGGTGCGGGAGGCGGAGGCGCTCGACCTGCTCATCGCCCTGAACGCGGGCGTGCCGGCGATGTGCACCATCCACGCCAGCTCCGCGCGGGAGGCGCTCGTCAAGCTGTGCACGCTGCCGCTGCTCGCGGGGGAGAACATCACCGACCGGTTCGTGCTCCCGACCGTCGCGTCGGCCGTGGACCTCGTCGTGCACCTGGAGCTCGACCGCCACGGGCGGCGGCGGACCCGTGAGGTGGTCGCGGTGCCCGGGCGTGTGGAGGCGGGCGTCGTCGAGACCGCCGACGTGTTCACCACGCGCGACGGCGTGCTCGTGCGCGCGGACGGGTTCCCGCCGCACGTCGAGCGGTTCGCGCGCGCGGGCGTCGACGTCGTCGCCCTCCTGCGGAAGGGCTGA